A section of the Rummeliibacillus pycnus genome encodes:
- the dut gene encoding dUTP diphosphatase, producing MDFTLKVQLIHEEAKMPYRANPGDAGLDLYAVEEQVIKAGESALIPTGIIIELPKGTEAQIRPRSGLALKHSVTVLNSPGTVDEGYRGEIKIILINHGKKDFLVEKHMRIAQMVIAPVLQVQLEQVQEVSDSTRSEQGFGSSGKF from the coding sequence ATGGATTTCACATTAAAAGTACAACTTATTCATGAAGAGGCGAAAATGCCATATCGTGCTAATCCAGGGGATGCAGGATTAGATTTATATGCAGTGGAAGAACAAGTAATCAAGGCAGGGGAGTCTGCATTAATTCCTACAGGTATTATTATTGAATTACCAAAAGGTACGGAAGCACAGATTCGCCCAAGAAGTGGCCTTGCCCTAAAACATTCTGTAACAGTACTAAATAGCCCAGGAACTGTCGATGAAGGTTATCGTGGTGAAATCAAAATCATATTAATTAATCATGGTAAGAAGGATTTCTTAGTAGAAAAGCATATGCGAATTGCACAAATGGTTATTGCACCGGTTCTTCAAGTACAATTAGAACAAGTACAAGAGGTTTCCGATTCAACTCGTTCAGAACAAGGATTTGGCTCATCAGGAAAATTCTAA
- a CDS encoding DUF5776 domain-containing protein: MKVIRNIVGILFLTIACLVTVHTASAEELAPANPDHTTKWETAPITNNLLKKASSEPVIADISYYQKNVDWSQASKVLDLVIIRTQYGSTFEDPMHSTYEAGAQKYGVPFGVYAYSLAESSSDAKIEANNFYNRASKNTKFYVLDVEQNTSKSGESMRTIINAYVKQLRTKTDKKIGLYIANHLYDDFNLDTSKFDFVWIPRYNNSTAAPSHPYDLWQYTDQGRVAGISTYVDLNRLNPNVSLSYLTGNSNITTASRPRYYTTNPGKIAAKVQLNQYSSTNFTNATKGKSIAKNTLIDVVGIEKTAAGTPRLKLKNGMYLTANRDYVVKVTSSIDQYYTKTPSKILVKSNLYAYNNADLDKRLVSVKKNTVLSIKDLAYSSGGTPRLKTVSGSYITASKDFVRVVTPSITNYIYVNPGTVQLKKSVYQYSRTTFTSATRGKVLTKGKKLTVKAVSFTSAGTPRLKLSNGYYITANKSYVVAR, translated from the coding sequence GTGAAAGTTATTAGGAACATTGTGGGTATTCTTTTTTTGACGATTGCGTGTCTCGTAACCGTCCATACAGCATCTGCAGAAGAACTTGCACCAGCAAACCCAGACCACACAACAAAGTGGGAAACAGCACCAATTACAAATAATCTATTAAAAAAAGCTTCGTCAGAACCAGTCATTGCGGATATTTCGTACTATCAAAAGAACGTTGATTGGAGTCAAGCAAGTAAAGTATTAGATCTAGTAATAATCCGTACTCAATATGGTAGTACGTTTGAAGATCCAATGCATTCGACCTATGAAGCAGGAGCCCAAAAATATGGCGTTCCCTTTGGTGTGTATGCTTATAGTTTGGCTGAGTCGTCAAGTGATGCCAAAATTGAGGCGAACAATTTTTATAATAGAGCTAGTAAAAATACGAAATTTTACGTGCTAGATGTTGAGCAAAATACGAGTAAATCAGGCGAAAGCATGCGTACGATTATAAATGCATATGTAAAGCAATTACGTACAAAAACAGATAAGAAAATTGGTTTGTACATTGCAAATCATTTATATGATGATTTTAATTTGGATACATCTAAATTTGATTTTGTATGGATTCCACGGTACAACAATAGTACTGCTGCACCATCACATCCATATGATTTATGGCAATACACTGACCAAGGAAGAGTAGCAGGGATTAGTACATATGTTGACTTAAACCGTCTAAATCCTAATGTGAGTTTGAGCTACCTAACAGGTAATAGTAATATTACAACTGCAAGTAGACCAAGATATTACACTACAAATCCAGGTAAAATAGCTGCTAAGGTACAACTGAATCAATATTCGTCTACCAATTTTACCAATGCTACAAAAGGAAAATCTATTGCAAAAAATACATTAATCGACGTAGTAGGTATTGAAAAAACGGCTGCTGGAACACCAAGACTCAAGCTAAAAAATGGCATGTATTTAACAGCTAATCGAGACTATGTGGTAAAAGTAACCTCTAGTATTGATCAATACTACACAAAAACACCAAGTAAAATTCTAGTAAAATCAAATTTATATGCTTATAACAATGCAGATTTAGATAAGAGACTTGTAAGTGTTAAGAAAAATACAGTATTGAGTATCAAAGATCTTGCCTACTCTTCAGGTGGTACACCTCGTTTAAAAACAGTCTCAGGATCGTACATCACAGCAAGTAAAGACTTTGTAAGAGTGGTGACACCATCGATTACGAATTATATTTACGTAAATCCTGGAACTGTTCAATTAAAGAAAAGTGTATACCAATATAGTCGTACAACCTTTACGTCAGCAACACGAGGAAAAGTTCTAACAAAAGGCAAAAAGTTAACGGTTAAAGCTGTTTCATTTACATCTGCAGGTACACCAAGACTCAAATTATCAAATGGTTACTACATTACTGCAAATAAGTCATACGTAGTAGCTAGATAA
- the rpmI gene encoding 50S ribosomal protein L35 — MPKMKTHRGAAKRFKKTGTGKLKYDRAFGSHLFANKSTKAKRHLRKANIVSSGDFKRIKSLLTNIK, encoded by the coding sequence ATGCCAAAAATGAAAACTCACCGTGGCGCAGCTAAACGTTTCAAAAAAACGGGTACTGGTAAATTAAAATATGACCGTGCTTTCGGTAGCCACTTATTCGCAAACAAATCTACAAAAGCAAAACGTCACTTACGTAAAGCAAACATCGTTTCTTCAGGTGACTTCAAACGCATCAAATCTTTACTTACGAACATTAAATAA
- a CDS encoding Rrf2 family transcriptional regulator, whose protein sequence is MRLTLYTDYSLRVLLYLGAMEPEKLATIKEISDAYGISKNHLMKVTHELGKLGYIETIRGRGGGIHLAMKPEDIVIGKVIRQTEEDFYLVDCFNPESIGCIISPVCNLKGALNKALHAYISVLDEYRLSDFLHSKEEMAAILFKE, encoded by the coding sequence ATGCGATTAACTTTATATACCGATTATTCTTTACGTGTCCTGCTCTATCTTGGTGCCATGGAACCTGAGAAGCTAGCCACGATTAAAGAAATATCGGATGCATATGGAATTTCAAAGAATCATTTAATGAAAGTTACACATGAGCTTGGTAAGCTTGGATATATTGAAACCATTCGTGGTCGTGGTGGTGGTATTCATCTTGCAATGAAGCCTGAGGATATTGTTATCGGTAAGGTTATTCGACAAACTGAGGAAGATTTCTATCTAGTCGATTGTTTTAATCCTGAATCTATTGGTTGTATCATCTCTCCCGTATGTAATTTGAAAGGTGCATTAAATAAGGCACTTCATGCTTATATATCAGTTTTAGACGAATATAGACTAAGTGATTTTCTTCATTCAAAAGAGGAAATGGCAGCTATACTTTTCAAGGAGTAG
- a CDS encoding DUF5776 domain-containing protein, whose amino-acid sequence MKKMKVLIAVFVAMIVFTVSMHRAHAEELGPANPDSTTKWETTPTVVDTSSNKLRLMKSEPIIADISKWQGNIDWAKASKKLDLVIIRTQHGSTDEDTYHKKNEAGAKKYGVPFGVYAYNLAVSSADAKVEANDFYNRADKDAQFYVIDVEQNTSLSGESMRTITNAYIKQLRTKTDKKIGIYVAHHLYKSFNLDTSKADFVWIPRYSTSKPDYDYDLWQYTDKGRIDGINANVDLNRLNPNLTLDEFLNDTDSSKDDNSESSEEKANGDNSETETASVHVDYHSTNPKQIVLNMDTAQYRNSNLDGTTKTATLKKGQVLETTALVNSTQGKKALQLANGQYITADKKIAIQLSADINSYYTKKPSYVILSKDVGAYSSTSFANSTKMFNVKKNTILTIKDIAYTSTGIPRLKTVSGSYITANKSYVNVLTSQFKDYVLTKPNYVKLTKNVNQYSSISFTSSTKSAVLKKGKLVNIKSIRFTSAGTPRLQLTNGLYITANKSCLVAY is encoded by the coding sequence ATGAAGAAAATGAAAGTATTAATCGCAGTATTTGTCGCGATGATTGTATTTACAGTTAGTATGCATCGTGCTCATGCTGAAGAGTTAGGGCCGGCGAATCCTGATAGTACAACTAAATGGGAAACAACACCTACAGTAGTAGATACCTCAAGCAATAAATTACGCTTAATGAAGTCAGAACCAATTATTGCGGATATTTCAAAATGGCAAGGGAATATCGATTGGGCAAAAGCGAGTAAAAAGTTGGATTTAGTAATTATTCGTACACAGCATGGTAGTACGGATGAAGATACATATCATAAGAAAAATGAAGCAGGTGCGAAAAAATACGGTGTACCATTTGGCGTATATGCTTATAATTTGGCTGTCTCATCTGCAGATGCAAAGGTAGAAGCAAATGACTTTTATAATCGAGCAGACAAAGATGCTCAATTCTATGTAATTGATGTGGAACAAAATACAAGTTTATCAGGAGAAAGTATGCGAACGATTACAAACGCATATATCAAACAACTCCGTACAAAAACAGATAAGAAAATTGGGATATATGTTGCACATCATTTGTACAAAAGTTTTAATTTAGATACGTCCAAAGCAGATTTTGTATGGATACCTCGATATAGTACATCCAAACCAGACTATGACTACGATCTATGGCAATATACAGACAAAGGAAGAATCGATGGAATTAATGCAAATGTTGATTTGAATCGATTAAATCCAAATCTTACATTAGATGAATTTTTAAACGACACTGACTCATCAAAAGATGATAATAGTGAGAGTTCGGAAGAAAAAGCAAATGGAGATAATTCAGAGACTGAAACAGCAAGTGTCCATGTCGATTACCATTCAACGAATCCTAAACAGATTGTTTTAAATATGGATACTGCCCAATATAGAAACAGTAATTTAGATGGAACAACAAAAACAGCAACCTTAAAAAAAGGGCAAGTACTTGAAACAACTGCACTTGTGAATAGTACACAAGGTAAAAAGGCATTACAATTAGCGAATGGTCAATATATTACTGCCGATAAAAAAATTGCGATTCAATTATCAGCAGATATAAATTCATATTATACGAAAAAGCCGTCTTATGTGATTTTAAGCAAAGATGTAGGTGCATATTCTTCTACTAGTTTTGCTAATTCCACTAAAATGTTCAATGTCAAGAAGAATACCATTTTAACAATTAAGGATATAGCGTATACTTCGACCGGTATTCCAAGATTAAAAACAGTTTCTGGTAGTTATATTACAGCAAACAAATCGTATGTAAATGTCCTAACTTCACAGTTCAAAGACTATGTTTTAACAAAACCGAATTACGTTAAACTTACTAAAAATGTAAATCAATATAGTAGTATTTCTTTTACATCATCTACAAAAAGCGCTGTTCTAAAAAAAGGTAAATTAGTAAATATTAAAAGTATACGTTTTACATCTGCAGGTACACCGCGACTACAACTCACAAATGGTTTATATATTACAGCCAATAAGAGTTGTTTAGTAGCCTATTAG
- a CDS encoding DUF1294 domain-containing protein — translation MDTDLSTILNGYFLLMFIIGFLTMGIDKWKAINNRWRIPEKRLWLIAWMGGAAGTWLGMILFHHKTRHLHFVYGFTILAIAEAFIIYNI, via the coding sequence ATGGATACTGATTTATCAACTATACTAAATGGTTACTTTTTACTTATGTTTATAATAGGATTTCTAACAATGGGTATTGATAAATGGAAAGCAATAAATAATCGATGGCGTATTCCAGAAAAGAGATTATGGTTAATTGCCTGGATGGGTGGAGCAGCGGGTACTTGGTTAGGCATGATTCTATTTCATCATAAAACACGCCATCTTCATTTTGTTTATGGTTTTACAATTTTAGCAATAGCAGAAGCGTTTATTATTTATAATATTTAA
- the thrS gene encoding threonine--tRNA ligase codes for MADMIKLTFPDSSVKEFEKGITTDAVALSISPGLRKKAIVGKFNGVLVDTKTPLNEDGSIAIITPSDDEALEVLRHSTAHLLAQAVKRLFPGVKLGVGPVIEGGFYYDIDSPEPITSEDFQRIEKEMKKIVAENIEIVRHDVSRAEAKKRFEEISDEYKLELLEAIPEDEQVSIYEQGDFFDLCRGVHVPSTGKIKEFKLLSIAGAYWRGNSDNKMLQRIYGTAFFDKKDLKAHLEMLEEAKERDHRKIGKELELFTTNKLVGQGLPLWLPNGATIRRTIERYIVDKEVSLGYKHVYTPVLGSKELYVTSGHWDHYQEDMFPPMEMDNETLVLRPMNCPHHMMVYKSAMRSYRDLPFRVAELGTMHRYEMSGAVSGLQRVRGMTLNDAHLFVRPDQIKEEFKKVVELILSVYKDFDLNDYEFRLSYRDPEDTEKYFDDDEMWEKAQSMLKEAMDDLGLSYYEAEGEAAFYGPKLDVQVKTAIGKQETLSTVQLDFLLPERFDLHYIGEDGKQHRPVVIHRGVVSTMERFVAFLIEEYKGAFPTWLAPVQVQVIPVSNDVHFDYAKGVQEKLQAAGFRVEMDYRDEKLGYKIREAQMKKIPYMLVLGDKELEDGSVNVRRYGSKDSETVPFEEFLKAIQEDVAHKG; via the coding sequence ATGGCAGACATGATCAAATTAACATTCCCTGACAGCTCAGTAAAAGAGTTTGAAAAAGGTATTACTACTGATGCAGTTGCACTATCAATTAGCCCAGGATTACGTAAAAAAGCAATTGTGGGTAAATTTAATGGCGTATTAGTTGATACTAAGACTCCTCTTAATGAAGACGGTTCAATTGCAATCATTACACCTTCTGATGATGAAGCACTTGAAGTATTACGTCACTCAACAGCCCATCTATTAGCTCAAGCTGTTAAACGTTTATTCCCTGGTGTAAAACTTGGTGTTGGTCCTGTAATTGAAGGTGGTTTCTACTACGATATTGATTCTCCAGAACCAATCACTTCTGAGGATTTTCAACGTATTGAAAAAGAAATGAAGAAAATTGTTGCAGAAAATATTGAAATCGTACGTCATGATGTTTCACGTGCAGAAGCGAAAAAACGCTTTGAAGAAATTAGTGATGAGTATAAACTAGAGCTTCTTGAAGCAATTCCTGAAGACGAACAAGTTTCAATCTACGAACAAGGTGATTTCTTCGATCTATGCCGTGGGGTACATGTACCTTCTACAGGTAAAATTAAAGAATTTAAATTATTATCAATTGCTGGTGCCTATTGGAGAGGTAACTCAGACAACAAAATGCTTCAACGTATTTACGGTACAGCTTTCTTCGATAAAAAAGATTTAAAAGCACATCTTGAAATGCTTGAAGAAGCAAAAGAACGTGACCACCGTAAAATTGGTAAAGAACTCGAACTATTCACTACAAACAAATTAGTAGGTCAAGGTTTACCACTATGGTTACCAAATGGTGCTACAATTCGCCGTACAATCGAACGATACATTGTGGATAAAGAAGTATCTCTTGGTTACAAACACGTTTACACTCCAGTACTAGGTTCTAAAGAACTTTACGTAACATCAGGTCACTGGGATCACTACCAAGAAGATATGTTCCCACCAATGGAAATGGACAACGAGACATTAGTGCTTCGTCCAATGAACTGCCCTCACCACATGATGGTCTATAAATCAGCAATGCGTTCATACCGCGATCTGCCATTCCGTGTTGCAGAACTTGGTACAATGCACCGTTATGAAATGAGTGGCGCTGTTTCTGGTTTACAACGTGTTCGAGGCATGACTTTAAATGACGCTCACCTTTTCGTTCGTCCAGACCAAATCAAAGAAGAATTCAAAAAAGTAGTTGAATTAATCCTATCTGTTTATAAAGACTTCGATTTAAACGACTATGAATTCCGTCTTTCATACCGTGATCCAGAAGATACTGAAAAGTACTTCGATGACGATGAAATGTGGGAAAAAGCACAAAGTATGCTAAAAGAAGCAATGGATGACCTTGGCTTAAGTTATTACGAAGCTGAAGGTGAAGCAGCATTCTATGGTCCAAAACTTGACGTTCAAGTGAAAACTGCAATTGGTAAACAAGAAACTTTATCTACAGTTCAACTTGACTTCTTATTACCAGAACGCTTTGACTTACACTACATTGGTGAAGATGGTAAACAACATCGTCCAGTCGTTATTCACCGTGGTGTTGTATCTACTATGGAACGTTTTGTAGCCTTCCTAATCGAAGAGTACAAAGGTGCATTCCCAACTTGGTTAGCGCCAGTTCAAGTTCAAGTAATTCCTGTTTCTAACGATGTACACTTCGATTACGCGAAAGGTGTACAAGAAAAACTTCAAGCAGCAGGCTTCCGTGTAGAAATGGATTACCGTGACGAAAAACTTGGTTATAAAATCCGTGAAGCACAAATGAAGAAAATCCCTTACATGCTTGTATTAGGTGATAAAGAATTAGAAGATGGCAGCGTAAACGTTCGTCGTTATGGCTCAAAAGATTCTGAAACAGTACCATTTGAAGAATTCTTAAAAGCCATTCAAGAAGACGTAGCTCATAAAGGTTAA
- the infC gene encoding translation initiation factor IF-3 yields the protein MYVNEGIRARELRLIDHNGDQLGVKSRNEALTIAERANLDLVLVAPQAKPPVARIMDYGKFKFEQQKKDREVRKNQKVIVMKEVRLSPTIDEHDFQTKLRNGIKFLEKGDKVKASIRFKGRAITHKEIGQKVLDRFAEACAEVATVEQKPKMEGRSMFLVLQPKNEKK from the coding sequence ATGTATGTAAACGAAGGCATTCGCGCTCGTGAACTTCGTCTAATCGATCATAATGGTGATCAGCTTGGAGTAAAATCACGCAATGAAGCCTTAACTATTGCAGAACGTGCAAATTTGGATCTTGTCCTTGTGGCTCCTCAAGCCAAGCCACCGGTCGCTCGTATCATGGACTATGGTAAATTCAAATTCGAGCAACAAAAGAAAGATCGCGAAGTACGCAAAAACCAAAAAGTTATCGTGATGAAAGAAGTAAGACTAAGTCCTACTATTGACGAACACGATTTCCAAACAAAATTGCGTAACGGGATTAAGTTCCTTGAAAAAGGGGACAAAGTGAAAGCATCTATTCGCTTTAAAGGTCGTGCAATTACGCACAAAGAAATCGGCCAAAAAGTATTAGATCGCTTCGCAGAAGCTTGTGCTGAAGTTGCAACGGTTGAACAAAAACCGAAAATGGAAGGCAGAAGCATGTTCTTAGTACTTCAACCTAAGAACGAAAAAAAATAA
- the rplT gene encoding 50S ribosomal protein L20, which yields MPRVKGGTVTRARRKKVLKLAKGYFGSKHTLYKVANQAVMKSGQYAYRDRRQKKRDFRKLWITRINAAARINGLSYSRLMHGLKVAEIEVNRKMLADLAVNDAAAFAQLADAAKKAIVK from the coding sequence ATGCCACGCGTAAAAGGCGGTACTGTAACACGCGCTCGTCGTAAAAAAGTTTTAAAATTAGCTAAAGGTTACTTTGGCTCTAAACACACATTATATAAAGTTGCTAACCAAGCAGTCATGAAATCAGGTCAATATGCATACCGTGACCGTCGTCAAAAGAAACGTGATTTCCGTAAATTATGGATTACTCGTATCAACGCTGCTGCTCGCATCAACGGTCTTTCTTACAGCCGTTTAATGCATGGTTTAAAAGTTGCTGAAATCGAAGTTAACCGTAAAATGTTAGCTGATTTAGCAGTAAACGATGCAGCTGCATTCGCTCAATTAGCAGACGCTGCTAAAAAAGCAATCGTTAAATAA
- the hmpA gene encoding NO-inducible flavohemoprotein — protein sequence MLSQQTMDIVKSTAPVLEVHGTAITKTFYKNMFAAHPELLNIFNHANQAKGRQQAALANTVYAAAVHIENLGAIMPVVRQIAQKHRSLGIKPEHYPIVGEFLLGAIKEVLGDAATDEIINAWAEAYGVIADAFMATEEEMYKEAESQEGGWRFFKEFEIADKVKENDEITSFYLRPVAGKELPEYKPGQYITVQVQIPGEEYAHNRQYSLSRAPKKDAFFRISVKREDLNDPQGKVSVYLHNQAQIGDRIKVSAPAGDFQLDLASKAPVTFIAGGVGITPLMSMFDTLAALDANRKTTLIHSARTAKLHVFDKEISSNLEKMPNASYIALNTDEVGHITKEFLEENVSLENDVYVCGPAVFMEAIINHLYEIGFKESQIHFEFFGPAMQLKVNANA from the coding sequence ATGTTATCTCAACAAACTATGGATATCGTAAAATCTACTGCACCAGTATTAGAAGTACACGGAACAGCCATTACAAAAACTTTTTATAAAAATATGTTCGCAGCACATCCAGAATTATTAAACATCTTCAACCATGCTAACCAAGCAAAAGGTCGTCAACAAGCAGCGTTAGCTAACACAGTTTATGCAGCAGCAGTGCACATTGAAAATTTAGGAGCAATTATGCCAGTTGTTCGCCAAATTGCACAAAAACACCGTAGCTTAGGGATTAAACCAGAACATTACCCAATCGTTGGAGAATTTTTACTAGGCGCAATTAAGGAAGTTCTTGGGGATGCAGCAACTGATGAAATTATCAATGCTTGGGCAGAAGCATATGGCGTAATTGCTGATGCATTCATGGCAACTGAAGAAGAAATGTATAAAGAAGCTGAAAGCCAAGAAGGTGGTTGGAGATTCTTCAAAGAATTTGAAATCGCTGATAAAGTGAAAGAAAACGATGAAATTACTTCATTCTACTTAAGACCAGTTGCAGGAAAAGAATTACCTGAATATAAACCAGGTCAATACATTACAGTTCAAGTTCAAATCCCTGGTGAAGAATACGCTCATAACCGTCAATATAGCTTATCAAGAGCTCCAAAAAAAGATGCATTCTTCCGTATTTCAGTGAAACGTGAAGATTTAAACGATCCACAAGGTAAAGTATCCGTTTATCTACACAACCAAGCGCAAATTGGTGATCGTATTAAAGTTAGTGCACCTGCAGGAGATTTCCAATTAGACCTTGCATCTAAAGCACCAGTAACATTCATCGCCGGTGGTGTTGGGATTACGCCATTAATGAGTATGTTCGATACTTTAGCTGCACTTGATGCAAATAGAAAAACAACACTTATCCACAGTGCACGTACAGCAAAATTACATGTTTTCGACAAAGAAATTTCTTCAAACTTAGAAAAAATGCCTAATGCAAGTTATATCGCATTAAATACAGATGAAGTTGGGCACATCACAAAAGAATTCTTAGAAGAAAACGTAAGTCTTGAAAATGATGTTTATGTTTGTGGACCAGCAGTATTCATGGAAGCAATTATCAACCATTTATATGAAATTGGTTTCAAAGAATCTCAAATCCATTTCGAATTCTTCGGACCAGCAATGCAACTAAAAGTAAACGCTAACGCATAA
- a CDS encoding M42 family metallopeptidase yields the protein MVQYDETLTLLKDLTDARAIAGNEKESRDVMTKYITPYADQVETDNLGSVIAEKVGDANGPKIMVAGHLDEVGFMVTQIDDKGFLKFQTVGGWWSQVMLAQRVQVVTRSGETIVGVIGSKPPHILPASARKQPYEIKDMFIDIGASSKEEALSWGVKPGDMVTPYFEFTVMKNEKHLLAKAWDNRIGCAIAIEVLKGLKDVKHPNVVYGCGVVQEEVGLRGSKTAAHKINPDIGFAVDVGIAGDTPGISSKESNSKMGAGPQIIIYDGSMVAHKGLRDLVVDTAEENGIPYQYEAIPGGGTDAGSIHLTANGVPALSIGIATRYIHSHAGILHRDDFENTVKLVIEVIKKLDRETVNKIIFE from the coding sequence ATGGTTCAATATGATGAAACACTGACGCTTTTAAAAGATTTAACGGATGCACGTGCAATTGCGGGCAATGAAAAAGAATCAAGAGATGTTATGACTAAGTATATTACTCCATATGCTGATCAAGTAGAGACTGATAACCTAGGTTCTGTCATTGCTGAGAAAGTTGGCGATGCAAATGGACCGAAAATCATGGTGGCTGGTCATCTAGATGAAGTAGGCTTTATGGTTACTCAAATTGATGACAAAGGATTTTTGAAATTTCAAACGGTAGGTGGCTGGTGGTCACAAGTTATGCTTGCTCAACGAGTACAAGTCGTAACTCGTTCTGGTGAAACAATTGTAGGGGTTATTGGTTCAAAACCACCACATATTTTACCTGCATCTGCTCGTAAACAACCTTATGAAATTAAAGATATGTTCATCGATATCGGTGCATCTTCTAAAGAAGAAGCATTAAGCTGGGGTGTAAAACCTGGTGATATGGTAACACCTTATTTTGAATTTACAGTAATGAAAAACGAAAAACATTTACTAGCTAAAGCATGGGATAATCGAATCGGCTGTGCAATTGCTATTGAAGTTTTAAAAGGATTAAAAGATGTGAAACACCCAAATGTTGTTTATGGTTGTGGGGTAGTTCAAGAAGAAGTAGGGCTTCGTGGCTCTAAAACTGCTGCTCATAAGATTAATCCTGATATCGGTTTTGCGGTTGATGTAGGGATTGCGGGAGATACCCCTGGAATCTCCTCAAAAGAATCAAACAGTAAAATGGGTGCTGGACCACAAATTATTATTTACGATGGTTCTATGGTTGCTCATAAAGGTTTACGCGATCTTGTAGTAGATACTGCAGAAGAAAACGGAATTCCATATCAATATGAAGCAATTCCTGGTGGGGGTACAGATGCAGGCTCCATCCATTTAACAGCAAATGGTGTACCCGCATTATCCATCGGTATCGCAACACGTTATATACACTCACATGCAGGAATCTTACATCGTGATGATTTCGAAAACACAGTAAAATTAGTGATTGAAGTCATTAAAAAGTTAGATCGTGAAACTGTTAATAAGATTATTTTTGAATAA
- the dnaI gene encoding primosomal protein DnaI yields the protein MEPINNELKKMMDSQFQARYNEMQREILENKGVQKFLADHDQVANREMVERGLGKLYEYVNQQHDCGQCESVATCKNAINGFVPKLTIIRGQIDVEYVPCQTKRMEDARRKAASMISSMHMPKDVLKAKISDLDTSNESKKAIRTFAELFIQKVRNTGNLPRSGYYIYGNFGVGKSYVLGAIANELATMEIKTVMVYVPDFLSELKSSIQDQSLQEKVDFVKKAPVLMLDDLGAESLSAWTRDEIIGTILQFRMNEGLPVFITSNYNYDQLENHFATTQKGDVDVIKAARIMERIKALTTDFEMIGENRRLYQID from the coding sequence ATGGAACCAATCAACAATGAATTGAAAAAGATGATGGATTCACAATTTCAAGCACGTTACAATGAAATGCAAAGAGAAATACTTGAGAATAAAGGAGTTCAAAAATTCTTAGCTGATCATGATCAAGTAGCAAACCGTGAAATGGTTGAAAGAGGTTTAGGAAAACTTTACGAATATGTTAATCAACAACATGATTGTGGCCAATGTGAGTCTGTCGCTACTTGTAAAAACGCTATAAACGGATTTGTTCCAAAACTAACCATTATTCGAGGGCAAATAGATGTAGAATACGTTCCTTGTCAAACAAAGAGAATGGAGGATGCCCGTCGCAAAGCAGCTTCTATGATTTCGAGTATGCATATGCCAAAAGATGTTCTCAAGGCGAAAATCAGTGACTTAGATACGAGCAATGAGTCTAAAAAGGCAATTCGAACGTTTGCAGAATTATTTATACAAAAAGTACGCAATACAGGGAACTTACCGAGAAGTGGATATTATATCTATGGTAATTTTGGTGTCGGTAAATCGTATGTACTTGGAGCAATTGCGAATGAGCTTGCTACAATGGAGATCAAAACGGTTATGGTTTATGTACCTGATTTCCTAAGTGAATTGAAAAGTTCCATTCAAGATCAGTCACTACAAGAAAAGGTTGACTTTGTAAAAAAAGCACCTGTCCTTATGTTAGATGACTTAGGTGCTGAAAGCTTATCTGCTTGGACTAGAGATGAAATTATCGGAACGATTTTACAATTCCGTATGAATGAAGGATTACCAGTCTTCATCACATCTAATTATAATTACGATCAGCTTGAAAATCATTTTGCAACAACTCAAAAAGGCGACGTAGATGTGATTAAAGCAGCCAGAATAATGGAACGTATTAAAGCATTAACGACAGACTTTGAAATGATTGGGGAAAATAGACGACTTTATCAAATTGATTAA